A single genomic interval of Nonomuraea rubra harbors:
- a CDS encoding CehA/McbA family metallohydrolase, producing the protein MGAESMLPGRVTEALEEYGRLLDEHGITWGEPEIHYVKFFARRRVLPPRLFDRFWELVFEAVTESHPDEPRDQLAARLAEPDYDRVLRDTLDGELPGHLVAVRIEEESVTLEGAPRTVLLPPDPPATTDRPKDRPRDHPKDRHPDRHPERRHLDQRHADRHGKGGRPRDKPFVVLPGGTRASDNGAAAAPLPADPPTRPEPLPEPLPGPLPEPPSSLPEPPSSRLPGRGEERTSLLIDSRRDEPCLVSVDETQRLLPPRGAWLVEVDEDSMIIVDGERVRLDTLLRPVPSATLRLVAGVPCRWSVVAGDGSGWFPPDVPHRYDYHGRPYFHGDDLRLQVPCMQLTVTAARGMEHDEARTRLVPRPGGEHLVELTPARLYDAAARGWYGGDLHVHLNWAGDLVAVPADAAAAQHGEDLHVLNLLAGNVSGRRVYDREALEHWTDRDLPWSDATHVARMGVEYRNDLLGHIYAFAPRAAPGRYHTGFDGDADWPPNADGLRELRGLGALVGYSHPFRTPIADGDPPKGIVSPVPRNCAARELVADAALGLVDSLDVLTHASIPATASVYRRLLGAGNRLAVTAGTDAMISFTRSDTQSNPPGWARVYARVEGELTARSFAAAVRAGRTFATTGPWLELSVNGHGPGHVLHAGRGQRISVTATAIGPEVTAVRIRTAEGVWAGAERLPAEDGASGRPGYSVVHWGRGEDRLTVTAELRVDAPTYVVAEVLCDPHPRTLTATGYALTSPVYVDVDGKQVARREDVRWCLEWLDGLETLIRQHGRLASPYQFGDHMSLLQQARAVYLGRLS; encoded by the coding sequence ATGGGTGCGGAATCGATGCTGCCCGGCAGGGTGACGGAGGCGCTGGAGGAGTACGGGCGTCTCCTGGACGAACACGGGATCACCTGGGGCGAACCGGAGATCCATTACGTGAAGTTCTTCGCCAGGCGCCGGGTGCTGCCGCCCAGGTTGTTCGACCGGTTCTGGGAGCTCGTCTTCGAAGCGGTGACCGAGAGCCACCCCGACGAGCCGCGGGACCAGCTGGCAGCCCGGCTGGCCGAGCCCGACTACGACCGCGTGCTGCGCGACACCCTCGACGGCGAGCTGCCGGGACACCTCGTCGCCGTGCGGATCGAGGAGGAGAGCGTCACGCTCGAAGGAGCACCGCGCACGGTGCTGCTGCCCCCGGACCCACCCGCGACGACGGACCGGCCCAAGGACCGCCCCAGGGATCACCCCAAGGACCGGCACCCGGACCGGCACCCGGAACGGCGGCACCTGGACCAGCGGCACGCGGACCGGCACGGCAAGGGCGGCCGGCCCAGGGACAAGCCGTTCGTGGTGCTGCCGGGCGGCACGCGGGCGTCCGACAACGGCGCGGCCGCGGCACCGCTCCCGGCGGACCCGCCGACGCGCCCCGAGCCACTCCCCGAGCCGCTTCCCGGCCCGCTCCCCGAGCCGCCCTCCAGCCTCCCCGAGCCGCCCTCCAGCAGGCTTCCCGGCCGCGGCGAGGAGCGGACCTCGCTGCTCATCGACTCCAGGCGGGACGAGCCCTGCCTGGTCAGCGTGGACGAGACGCAGCGCCTGCTCCCCCCGCGCGGCGCCTGGCTGGTCGAGGTGGACGAGGACAGCATGATCATCGTCGACGGCGAGCGCGTCCGCCTGGACACCCTCCTGCGCCCCGTCCCGTCCGCCACGCTGCGCCTGGTGGCCGGCGTGCCCTGCCGCTGGAGCGTGGTGGCGGGCGACGGCAGCGGCTGGTTCCCGCCCGACGTCCCGCACCGCTATGACTACCACGGCCGCCCCTACTTCCACGGCGACGACCTCCGCCTCCAGGTGCCCTGCATGCAGCTCACGGTCACGGCGGCCAGGGGCATGGAGCACGACGAGGCCAGGACCAGGCTGGTCCCGCGCCCCGGCGGCGAGCACCTGGTCGAGCTGACCCCCGCGCGCCTGTACGACGCCGCCGCCCGCGGCTGGTACGGCGGCGACCTGCACGTGCACCTCAACTGGGCGGGCGACCTGGTGGCCGTCCCCGCCGACGCGGCCGCCGCCCAGCACGGCGAGGACCTGCACGTGCTCAACCTGCTGGCGGGCAACGTCTCCGGCAGGCGCGTGTACGACAGGGAGGCGCTGGAGCACTGGACGGACCGGGACCTGCCGTGGTCCGACGCCACCCACGTGGCCAGGATGGGCGTGGAGTACCGCAACGACCTGCTCGGCCACATCTACGCCTTCGCGCCCCGCGCCGCCCCCGGCCGCTACCACACCGGCTTCGACGGCGACGCCGACTGGCCGCCCAACGCCGACGGGCTGCGCGAGCTGCGCGGCCTCGGAGCGCTCGTCGGCTACAGCCACCCCTTCCGCACCCCCATCGCCGACGGCGACCCGCCCAAGGGCATCGTCTCGCCGGTGCCGCGCAACTGCGCCGCCCGGGAGCTGGTCGCCGACGCCGCGCTCGGCCTCGTGGACAGCCTCGACGTGCTCACGCACGCCTCGATCCCGGCCACGGCGTCGGTCTACAGGCGGCTGCTCGGCGCGGGCAACCGGCTGGCCGTGACGGCGGGCACGGACGCGATGATCTCCTTCACCCGCTCCGACACCCAGTCGAACCCGCCCGGCTGGGCCCGCGTCTACGCGCGCGTCGAGGGCGAGCTGACCGCCAGGTCGTTCGCCGCGGCCGTACGCGCGGGCCGCACGTTCGCCACCACCGGCCCCTGGCTGGAGCTGTCGGTCAACGGCCACGGCCCCGGCCACGTGCTGCACGCCGGGCGGGGGCAGCGCATCAGCGTCACCGCCACCGCCATCGGCCCCGAGGTGACCGCCGTGCGCATCCGCACTGCGGAGGGCGTGTGGGCGGGCGCCGAGCGGCTGCCCGCCGAGGACGGCGCCAGCGGCCGTCCCGGATACAGCGTCGTGCACTGGGGCAGGGGCGAGGACCGGCTCACCGTGACGGCCGAGCTGCGCGTGGACGCGCCCACGTACGTGGTGGCCGAGGTCCTGTGCGACCCGCACCCGCGCACCCTCACCGCCACCGGCTACGCCCTGACCAGCCCCGTGTACGTGGACGTGGACGGCAAGCAGGTCGCCAGGCGGGAGGACGTGCGCTGGTGCCTGGAATGGCTGGACGGCCTGGAGACCCTGATCAGGCAGCACGGCCGCCTGGCCAGCCCGTACCAGTTCGGCGACCACATGTCGCTGCTCCAGCAGGCCAGGGCGGTCTACCTCGGGCGGCTAAGCTGA
- the meaB gene encoding methylmalonyl Co-A mutase-associated GTPase MeaB has product MHSLEDYAEGVRAGSRTWIARAITLVESTRPDHHALAQRLLVELTPLSGRARRVGISGVPGVGKSTFIDALGTRLTAEGHRVAVLAVDPSSTRTGGSILGDKTRMSRLAADPAAFIRPSPTSGTLGGVTKATREAMVVVEAAGFDVVLVETVGVGQSETAVADMVDTFLLLTLARTGDQLQGIKKGVLELADVIAVNKADGEYELPARKAARELSGALRLLRSDTAPPPVLTCSGLSGAGLDELWRRVLAHQEAIDLPARRRRQQVRWTWTLVQDRLLAELRGDQEVAAITAEVEREVLSGELTPALAAEKILSVFKRL; this is encoded by the coding sequence GTGCACTCGCTGGAGGACTACGCCGAGGGTGTGCGGGCGGGCTCCCGTACCTGGATCGCCCGGGCGATCACGCTGGTCGAGTCGACCAGGCCCGACCACCACGCGCTCGCGCAGCGGCTCCTGGTCGAGCTCACCCCGCTGTCCGGGCGGGCCCGCAGGGTCGGCATCTCGGGCGTGCCCGGGGTGGGGAAGTCCACGTTCATCGACGCGCTCGGCACCCGGCTGACGGCCGAGGGGCACCGGGTGGCCGTGCTGGCCGTGGACCCGTCCTCGACCAGGACGGGCGGCAGCATCCTCGGCGACAAGACCCGCATGTCCAGGCTGGCGGCGGACCCGGCCGCGTTCATCCGCCCCTCGCCGACCTCCGGCACGCTCGGCGGCGTCACCAAGGCCACCAGGGAGGCCATGGTCGTGGTGGAGGCCGCCGGGTTCGACGTCGTGCTGGTGGAGACCGTGGGCGTGGGGCAGTCGGAGACCGCGGTGGCCGACATGGTGGACACGTTCCTGCTGCTCACGCTGGCCCGCACCGGCGACCAGCTCCAGGGCATCAAGAAGGGCGTGCTGGAGCTCGCCGACGTCATCGCCGTCAACAAGGCCGACGGCGAGTACGAGCTGCCGGCCAGGAAGGCGGCCCGCGAGCTGTCGGGCGCGCTGCGCCTGCTCCGCTCCGACACGGCCCCGCCTCCCGTGCTGACCTGCAGCGGGCTCAGCGGCGCCGGGCTGGACGAGCTCTGGCGGCGGGTGCTGGCCCACCAGGAGGCGATCGACCTGCCGGCCAGGCGCCGCCGGCAGCAGGTCCGCTGGACCTGGACGCTCGTCCAGGACCGGCTCCTGGCCGAGCTGCGCGGCGATCAGGAGGTGGCGGCGATCACCGCTGAGGTCGAGCGCGAGGTGCTGTCGGGAGAGCTGACACCCGCCCTCGCCGCAGAAAAAATTCTGTCCGTGTTCAAGAGGCTTTGA
- a CDS encoding serine/threonine-protein kinase, whose protein sequence is MPNVEPLREGDPAAVGPYRLVGRLGAGGHGVVYLGQARNGTPVAVKVLREGLAVGERLVKDIAAARNVEPFCLAQVLDASTSGRPYIVSEYVDGPSLQQAGRRGGAELQRLAVATATALDAIHQAGVVHGDLTPANVLLGPDGARVVDFGIAAALGSGMKATSNIVGTPAYMAPEQLAGRPVGAAADVFSWASVLVFAATGVPPFGDDSLPAVINRILREEPVLGELGRPLREVVTACLAKDPAARPSMRDVLLRLTAPSRQTSTPSRQTSAPSRQTSTPYAAPAPEPSRLPEPPAAPDPRDAWQDTVDHPVARPQSPGPGLPLRRRGPAQPPDRAHPHDQAPSADQSHRQGLDHRPEQAHQHGLAQPQASEPAVHPGVRPEHGRAHADPGVAHDGPGPATSPLQALFDLSSPVEQPPGTPAAAAQPPEPVGGAVASQATASFGASDRGVPLGAPVAFDDPPRHPPAGPGDGPHGGEAPAPKRRRGRRVKKVVIAGVSAVSVCALAAAIVWLTPTTPTPKTKNVAVVSGAPTTSAATPTPRRTRTARPTPQTDGTPSTLPSDGQGVSGTPSATADRLRVMYVRPGGTMAGDCWAGGEVTLQALVRRTGAPVTFTYTWLVDGAATGRATATIAENGQRYLTAPSTLTSTGGTHTVTLRITAPVTAKRTISVTMCDAEAAY, encoded by the coding sequence ATGCCCAATGTCGAACCCCTGCGCGAGGGCGACCCGGCAGCGGTGGGGCCCTACCGGCTGGTCGGGCGGCTCGGCGCGGGCGGCCACGGTGTCGTCTACCTCGGCCAGGCACGCAACGGAACCCCGGTCGCCGTCAAGGTGCTGCGCGAGGGGCTGGCCGTGGGCGAACGCCTGGTCAAGGACATCGCCGCCGCGCGCAACGTCGAGCCGTTCTGCCTCGCGCAGGTGCTCGACGCCTCGACCAGCGGCAGGCCGTACATCGTGTCCGAGTACGTGGACGGGCCCTCGCTGCAGCAGGCGGGCCGGCGCGGCGGGGCGGAGCTGCAGCGGCTCGCCGTGGCGACCGCGACCGCGCTGGACGCGATCCACCAGGCCGGCGTCGTCCACGGCGACCTCACGCCGGCCAACGTCCTGCTCGGGCCCGACGGGGCGCGGGTCGTCGACTTCGGCATCGCCGCGGCGCTCGGCTCGGGCATGAAGGCGACCAGCAACATCGTCGGCACGCCCGCCTACATGGCGCCCGAACAACTCGCGGGGCGGCCCGTGGGGGCCGCGGCGGACGTGTTCTCGTGGGCGTCCGTGCTGGTGTTCGCGGCGACGGGCGTGCCGCCGTTCGGGGACGACTCGCTGCCCGCGGTGATCAACCGCATCCTGCGCGAGGAGCCGGTGCTCGGGGAGCTGGGGCGGCCGCTGCGCGAGGTCGTGACGGCCTGCCTGGCCAAGGACCCGGCGGCCAGGCCGTCGATGCGCGACGTCCTGCTCCGCCTGACCGCCCCGTCCAGGCAGACCTCCACCCCGTCCAGGCAGACCTCCGCACCGTCCCGGCAGACCTCCACGCCGTACGCGGCACCGGCCCCCGAGCCGTCCCGCCTCCCGGAGCCGCCCGCGGCGCCGGACCCGCGCGACGCCTGGCAGGACACGGTCGACCACCCCGTCGCCCGGCCCCAGAGCCCCGGCCCGGGCCTCCCCCTGCGCAGGCGCGGCCCCGCGCAGCCGCCCGACCGGGCACACCCGCACGACCAGGCCCCATCGGCCGATCAGTCGCACCGGCAGGGCCTCGACCACAGGCCCGAGCAGGCGCATCAGCACGGCCTGGCCCAGCCGCAAGCTTCCGAGCCGGCCGTCCACCCTGGGGTGAGGCCCGAGCACGGGCGTGCTCATGCCGACCCCGGAGTCGCCCACGACGGGCCCGGCCCGGCGACCTCGCCGCTGCAGGCGCTGTTCGACCTCTCCTCACCGGTCGAGCAGCCACCCGGTACGCCGGCCGCTGCCGCGCAGCCGCCCGAGCCGGTCGGTGGCGCGGTGGCGTCCCAGGCCACGGCGTCGTTCGGAGCCTCGGACCGGGGGGTGCCGCTCGGCGCTCCCGTGGCGTTCGACGACCCGCCGCGGCACCCGCCGGCCGGGCCGGGGGACGGGCCGCACGGAGGCGAGGCGCCGGCGCCCAAGCGGCGCAGGGGGCGCCGGGTCAAGAAGGTCGTCATCGCGGGTGTCTCCGCCGTGTCCGTGTGCGCGCTGGCCGCCGCCATCGTCTGGCTCACCCCCACCACCCCCACTCCCAAGACCAAGAACGTCGCCGTGGTCAGCGGCGCCCCCACGACCTCGGCCGCCACCCCCACCCCCAGGCGCACCCGTACGGCCAGACCGACCCCCCAGACGGACGGCACCCCCAGCACGCTCCCGAGCGACGGCCAGGGCGTCTCCGGCACCCCGTCGGCCACCGCGGACCGGCTCAGGGTGATGTACGTCCGCCCCGGCGGCACCATGGCGGGCGACTGCTGGGCGGGTGGCGAGGTGACGCTCCAGGCGCTGGTACGCCGTACGGGCGCCCCGGTGACGTTCACCTACACCTGGCTCGTCGACGGCGCCGCCACGGGCCGCGCGACGGCCACCATCGCCGAGAACGGCCAGCGCTACCTGACCGCGCCGAGCACCCTCACCAGCACCGGCGGCACCCACACGGTCACCTTGCGCATCACCGCCCCCGTCACCGCCAAGCGGACGATCTCCGTCACGATGTGCGACGCGGAAGCCGCCTACTGA
- the scpA gene encoding methylmalonyl-CoA mutase, producing MIPDFSGIPLDPLPERAPQAPHPQGEPWETPEGIAVKPLYTAADLQGLDFLRTYPGAAPYLRGPYATMYVNQPWTIRQYAGFSTAEDSNAFYRRNLAAGQKGLSVAFDLATHRGYDSDHPRVAGDVGMAGVAIDSIYDMRQLFDGIPLDRMSVSMTMNGAVLPVLALYVVAAEEQGVAPEQLSGTIQNDILKEFMVRNTYIYPPAPSMRIISDIFAYTSEKMPKFNSISISGYHIQEAGATCDLELAYTLADGVEYLRAGVAAGMDVDRFAPRLSFFWCIGMNFFMEVAKLRAARLLWARLVSGFGARNPKSLSLRTHSQTSGWSLTAQDVFNNVARTCVEAMAATQGHTQSLHTNALDEALALPTDFSARIARNTQLLLQQESGTTQVIDPWGGSYYVERLTHDLAERAWEHIQEVEAAGGMAKAIEAGLPKLRIEEAAARTQARIDSGRQPVIGVNKYRASADEDIEVLKVDNSAVRAQQLDKLARLRAERDPEAVRHALDALTKAAGHPAPGLEHNLLKLAVDAARAKATVGEISDALERVFGRHAEQVRTITGVYRDESGSAGNIEQVRAACAEFERAEGRRPRILVAKMGQDGHDRGQKVIATAFADLGFDVDVGPLFQTPEEVARQAVEADVHVVGVSSLAAGHLTLVPALRAALAELDAADIMIVVGGVIPPGDHDELRAAGAAAIFPPGTVIADAALDLLEQLRNRQ from the coding sequence ATGATCCCGGACTTCTCCGGCATCCCGCTCGACCCCCTGCCCGAGCGCGCGCCGCAGGCCCCGCATCCGCAGGGCGAGCCGTGGGAGACGCCGGAGGGCATCGCGGTCAAGCCCCTCTACACCGCCGCCGACCTGCAAGGGCTCGACTTCCTGCGCACGTACCCCGGCGCCGCGCCCTACCTGCGCGGCCCGTACGCCACCATGTACGTCAACCAGCCCTGGACCATCCGCCAGTACGCGGGATTCTCCACGGCCGAGGACTCCAACGCCTTCTACCGGCGCAACCTGGCCGCCGGGCAGAAGGGCCTGTCGGTGGCGTTCGACCTGGCCACGCACCGGGGCTACGACTCCGACCACCCGCGCGTGGCCGGCGACGTGGGCATGGCGGGGGTGGCGATCGACTCGATCTACGACATGCGGCAGCTCTTCGACGGCATCCCGCTGGACCGCATGTCGGTGTCCATGACCATGAACGGGGCCGTGCTGCCGGTCCTCGCGCTGTACGTCGTGGCGGCCGAGGAGCAGGGCGTCGCGCCGGAGCAGCTCTCGGGGACCATCCAGAACGACATCCTCAAGGAGTTCATGGTCCGCAACACCTACATCTACCCGCCCGCGCCGTCGATGCGCATCATCTCCGACATCTTCGCCTACACCAGCGAGAAGATGCCGAAGTTCAACTCCATCAGCATCTCCGGCTACCACATCCAGGAGGCCGGGGCCACCTGTGACCTGGAGCTGGCCTACACGCTCGCCGACGGCGTCGAGTACCTGCGGGCCGGGGTCGCGGCCGGCATGGACGTCGACCGGTTCGCGCCGCGCCTGTCGTTCTTCTGGTGCATCGGCATGAACTTCTTCATGGAGGTCGCCAAGCTCCGCGCCGCCCGGCTGCTGTGGGCCAGGCTCGTCTCCGGGTTCGGCGCCCGGAACCCGAAGTCGCTGAGCCTGCGTACGCACAGCCAGACCTCCGGCTGGTCGCTGACCGCGCAGGACGTGTTCAACAACGTCGCCCGCACGTGCGTCGAGGCCATGGCCGCGACCCAGGGCCACACCCAGTCGCTGCACACCAACGCCCTGGACGAGGCGCTGGCCCTGCCCACCGACTTCTCCGCGCGCATCGCCCGCAACACCCAGCTCCTGCTCCAGCAGGAGTCGGGCACCACGCAGGTGATCGACCCCTGGGGCGGCTCGTACTACGTCGAGCGGCTCACCCACGACCTGGCCGAGCGGGCCTGGGAGCACATCCAGGAGGTCGAGGCCGCCGGCGGCATGGCCAAGGCCATCGAGGCGGGGCTGCCCAAGCTGCGCATCGAGGAGGCCGCCGCGCGTACGCAGGCGCGCATCGACTCCGGCCGCCAGCCGGTGATCGGCGTGAACAAGTACCGCGCGAGCGCCGACGAGGACATCGAGGTGCTCAAGGTCGACAACAGCGCCGTACGCGCCCAGCAGCTCGACAAGCTCGCCCGCCTGCGCGCCGAGCGCGACCCCGAGGCCGTACGGCACGCCCTCGACGCGCTCACCAAGGCCGCCGGCCATCCCGCGCCGGGCCTGGAGCACAACCTGCTCAAGCTGGCCGTGGACGCCGCCCGCGCCAAGGCCACGGTGGGGGAGATCTCCGACGCGCTGGAGAGGGTGTTCGGCCGGCACGCCGAGCAGGTGCGTACGATCACTGGCGTGTACCGGGACGAGTCCGGATCAGCCGGAAACATCGAACAGGTCCGCGCCGCCTGCGCGGAGTTCGAGCGGGCCGAGGGGCGCCGGCCGCGCATCCTGGTGGCCAAGATGGGGCAGGACGGGCACGACCGCGGCCAGAAGGTGATCGCCACCGCCTTCGCCGACCTGGGGTTCGACGTGGACGTCGGCCCGCTGTTCCAGACGCCGGAGGAGGTCGCCAGGCAGGCGGTCGAGGCCGACGTGCACGTCGTGGGCGTCTCGTCGCTGGCCGCGGGGCACCTCACGCTGGTGCCCGCCCTGCGCGCGGCCCTGGCGGAGCTGGACGCCGCCGACATCATGATCGTGGTGGGTGGCGTCATCCCGCCCGGCGATCACGACGAGCTGCGGGCCGCGGGCGCCGCCGCGATCTTCCCTCCGGGGACGGTGATCGCGGACGCCGCCCTGGACCTGCTGGAACAGCTCCGCAACCGCCAGTAG
- a CDS encoding methylmalonyl-CoA mutase family protein yields the protein MELAAGFASLSRDDWRALAAEVLRKSGAGAGSAEEALSRQTYDGVRVAPLYDADDLPGDPGAPGAAPYVRGARAVAGWDVRQRHAVADPEAVLADLENGVTSLWLVVGDGAIPVGELGAVLKDVYLDLAPIVLEAGERTREAAEALFGLAASRGAAPGGGLPGDSAAGGGVLTGNLGASAVLGDDGVELARRCVAGYPGLRAVTVDATPYHDAGGSDAEELACSIARGVAELRALTGGGLSVEQALGQLEFRYAATADQFATIAKLRAARRLWARVAEVCGAPEAGGQRQHAVTSSAMMTARDPWVNMLRTTVACFAAGVGGAEAVTVQPFDACLGLPDGFSRRIARNTQSLLLEESGLGRVIDPAGGSWYVERRTADLAEAAWAFFQEIEAAGGIVAAAGRVSERIAATRARRADDIAHRRLPITGVSEYPDIHEKPVRRRKAAPDPSAPGTAGLDEAGLDEAGLDEAGETAGPGSELPKVRYAEPFERLRDLADAQPERPTVFLATIGPLAAHTARTAFAANLFQAGGLATETAGPGTDPEQIATAFAVSGATVACLCSSDKLYAQHATAVATALRKAGARKVWLAGKGRYEGVDDNLHAGCDALAVLRETFDDLEVTR from the coding sequence ATGGAACTGGCAGCGGGGTTCGCGTCCCTCTCACGAGACGACTGGCGCGCGCTGGCGGCGGAGGTCCTGCGCAAGTCCGGGGCCGGGGCCGGCTCGGCGGAGGAGGCGCTGTCGAGGCAGACCTACGACGGGGTGAGGGTCGCGCCGCTGTACGACGCGGACGACCTGCCGGGCGACCCCGGTGCGCCCGGTGCCGCCCCCTACGTGCGCGGCGCCCGTGCCGTCGCGGGCTGGGACGTGCGGCAGCGGCACGCGGTGGCCGACCCGGAGGCCGTGCTGGCCGACCTGGAGAACGGGGTCACGTCGCTGTGGCTGGTGGTCGGCGACGGCGCGATCCCGGTGGGCGAGCTGGGCGCGGTGCTGAAGGATGTCTACCTCGACCTGGCGCCGATCGTGCTGGAGGCGGGGGAGCGGACCCGCGAGGCCGCCGAAGCCTTGTTCGGCCTGGCCGCTTCCCGCGGGGCCGCGCCGGGCGGAGGTCTGCCGGGCGATTCCGCCGCCGGTGGGGGCGTGCTGACGGGCAACCTGGGTGCCTCCGCGGTGCTCGGGGACGACGGGGTGGAGCTGGCGCGGCGCTGCGTGGCCGGATATCCGGGGTTGCGGGCCGTCACGGTGGACGCGACGCCGTACCACGACGCGGGCGGCAGCGACGCCGAGGAGCTGGCCTGCTCGATCGCCAGGGGCGTCGCCGAGCTGCGGGCGCTCACGGGCGGCGGGCTGTCCGTGGAGCAGGCGCTGGGGCAACTGGAGTTCCGGTACGCCGCCACCGCCGACCAGTTCGCCACCATCGCCAAGCTGCGGGCCGCGCGCCGCCTGTGGGCCAGGGTCGCCGAGGTCTGCGGCGCCCCCGAGGCCGGAGGCCAGCGGCAGCACGCCGTCACCAGCTCGGCCATGATGACCGCCCGCGACCCGTGGGTGAACATGCTGCGCACCACCGTCGCCTGCTTCGCCGCCGGGGTGGGCGGGGCGGAGGCGGTCACGGTGCAGCCGTTCGACGCCTGCCTCGGGCTGCCGGACGGCTTCTCCCGCCGCATCGCCCGCAACACGCAGTCGCTGCTGCTGGAGGAGTCGGGGCTCGGCCGGGTGATCGACCCGGCCGGCGGCTCCTGGTACGTCGAGCGCCGCACCGCCGACCTCGCCGAGGCCGCGTGGGCGTTCTTCCAGGAGATCGAGGCGGCCGGAGGGATCGTGGCGGCCGCCGGGCGAGTGTCCGAGCGCATCGCCGCCACGCGCGCCCGCCGCGCCGACGACATCGCCCACCGCCGCCTGCCGATCACGGGGGTGAGCGAGTACCCCGACATCCACGAGAAGCCCGTACGCCGGCGAAAGGCCGCCCCGGACCCGTCCGCCCCGGGCACGGCGGGCCTGGACGAGGCGGGCCTGGACGAGGCGGGCCTGGACGAGGCCGGCGAGACGGCCGGGCCGGGTTCGGAGCTGCCGAAGGTGCGTTACGCGGAGCCGTTCGAGCGGCTGCGGGACCTCGCCGACGCGCAGCCCGAGCGCCCCACGGTGTTCCTGGCCACGATCGGCCCCCTCGCCGCCCACACCGCCAGGACCGCGTTCGCCGCGAACCTGTTCCAGGCGGGCGGCCTGGCCACCGAGACGGCCGGCCCCGGCACGGACCCCGAGCAGATCGCGACCGCGTTCGCCGTCAGCGGCGCCACCGTCGCCTGCCTGTGCTCCAGCGACAAGCTGTACGCCCAGCACGCCACCGCCGTGGCCACGGCCCTGCGCAAGGCGGGCGCGAGAAAGGTGTGGCTGGCGGGGAAGGGACGGTACGAGGGCGTGGACGACAACCTCCACGCCGGTTGCGACGCGCTGGCCGTGCTCCGCGAGACGTTCGACGACCTGGAGGTGACCCGATGA
- a CDS encoding peptidoglycan recognition protein family protein produces MAIDLVLRRDWLARAPRGDYTQLDSTQGVKVHYTGGLVSPGIVDDHGECVALVRSIQGYHMDGNGWIDIGYSYVSCPHRKVFEGRGLYHLPAANGPGLNAGHYAVLGLVGNAGLVQPPDRMLHGILDAVEYLRDHGRAGKEIKGHRDGYATDCPGEPLYAWVRRGAPRPGGGTPEPSAPPFPGRLLTYPPVTRGQDVRTWQGRMRERGFELAVDGAYGPESRGVCVRFQREQGVADDGIVGPVTWRLAWEAPAG; encoded by the coding sequence GTGGCCATCGATCTGGTTCTGCGGCGTGACTGGCTGGCACGTGCCCCGCGCGGCGACTACACACAGCTCGACTCCACCCAAGGAGTCAAGGTCCACTACACGGGAGGCCTGGTCTCGCCCGGCATCGTGGACGACCACGGCGAATGCGTGGCCCTGGTCCGGTCCATCCAGGGCTACCACATGGACGGCAACGGCTGGATCGACATCGGCTACTCCTACGTCTCCTGCCCGCACCGGAAGGTGTTCGAGGGGCGCGGCCTCTACCACCTGCCCGCCGCCAACGGGCCGGGGCTCAACGCCGGGCACTACGCCGTGCTCGGGCTGGTCGGCAACGCGGGTCTCGTCCAGCCGCCCGACCGGATGCTGCACGGCATCCTCGACGCCGTCGAGTACCTGCGGGACCACGGCCGCGCCGGCAAGGAGATCAAGGGGCACCGCGACGGCTACGCCACCGACTGCCCCGGCGAGCCCCTCTACGCCTGGGTCAGGCGCGGCGCGCCGCGTCCCGGCGGTGGCACCCCCGAGCCCTCCGCGCCGCCCTTTCCCGGACGGCTCCTGACGTACCCGCCGGTCACGCGGGGGCAGGACGTGCGCACGTGGCAGGGGCGGATGCGCGAGCGCGGGTTCGAGCTGGCCGTGGACGGGGCGTACGGGCCCGAGTCGCGCGGCGTGTGCGTGCGGTTCCAGCGGGAGCAGGGCGTGGCCGACGACGGGATCGTGGGGCCGGTCACCTGGCGGCTGGCCTGGGAGGCGCCCGCCGGCTGA